A genomic window from Algoriphagus sp. Y33 includes:
- a CDS encoding RNA polymerase sigma factor yields MNSIDYSSLPDYEISLLIQKGDKKAFDYLYLEFWKPLFNYSFNILSEGQMVEDVLQEVFLNIWTRSGKDSIQNFKSYLFNAVRNKSISKLREVKFSELQQEIIEGLPSESRTAEEHQEIEEKLGLIVKAAEELPERCRQIFILSRIEYVPISEISELLNISRRTVENQLTIAMKYIRQYARESVVPVALYFFCDYLLSKV; encoded by the coding sequence ATGAATAGTATAGATTACTCTTCTTTGCCCGATTATGAGATTTCATTATTGATTCAAAAGGGAGATAAAAAGGCTTTTGATTATCTCTATCTTGAGTTTTGGAAGCCACTTTTTAATTATTCTTTCAATATTCTATCTGAGGGGCAGATGGTTGAAGATGTATTGCAGGAAGTTTTCTTGAATATTTGGACACGGAGTGGGAAAGATAGCATCCAAAATTTCAAATCATACTTATTCAACGCAGTCAGAAACAAGTCAATAAGCAAACTTCGGGAGGTTAAATTTTCAGAACTGCAGCAGGAAATAATTGAAGGACTTCCAAGTGAGAGCAGAACAGCTGAAGAACATCAGGAAATTGAGGAAAAATTGGGACTTATAGTCAAAGCCGCCGAAGAACTTCCGGAGAGATGTAGGCAAATATTTATCCTGAGTAGGATAGAGTATGTCCCGATATCGGAAATCTCTGAACTCCTGAACATTTCGAGAAGAACAGTGGAAAATCAGTTGACTATTGCAATGAAATACATCAGGCAGTATGCAAGGGAATCTGTGGTACCTGTGGCATTATACTTTTTTTGTGACTATTTGCTAAGCAAAGTTTAA
- a CDS encoding FecR family protein: protein MTKKELLKLVDKFNNGTCSEAEKQILISYCEKVQLDEISNSWDADEHKEIQERIYQRITETISPAKSGESERKVKSLVSYWKIAASLLLILSFSFVAYQQFFGTEKIEFVTQSTGIGEQKTVELEDGSVILLNVGSSITYPISFENLNQRAVSIKGEAFFEVARDEQKPFVVTSGKVTTKVLGTSFNISAYGDSGKTAVSVASGKVQVATSASNFVDLAPGQQVLVDQNSTKLEVNEVSLDNVLSWKEQLILLENLSIQEAINVLGRWYDVTFVFKDEALKNCRVSGEFYFDSLENIMENLHFITQINYTKTSDNRVILSGPPCNQ from the coding sequence ATGACCAAGAAGGAATTATTAAAACTAGTTGACAAATTCAACAACGGCACGTGTTCTGAAGCGGAGAAGCAAATTCTGATTTCTTATTGTGAAAAAGTTCAATTGGATGAAATATCCAACAGTTGGGACGCAGATGAGCATAAGGAAATCCAAGAAAGGATATATCAGCGCATTACTGAGACTATTTCCCCTGCAAAATCCGGTGAATCTGAGCGAAAAGTAAAGTCCTTGGTTTCTTATTGGAAGATTGCTGCTTCCCTATTGCTGATTTTGTCATTTTCTTTTGTGGCTTATCAACAGTTTTTCGGTACCGAAAAAATTGAGTTCGTTACCCAAAGTACAGGGATAGGAGAGCAGAAAACCGTGGAACTGGAAGACGGCTCTGTGATATTGTTAAATGTTGGGAGCTCCATCACATATCCGATAAGTTTTGAAAATCTAAACCAGAGAGCGGTATCTATTAAAGGAGAAGCATTTTTTGAAGTGGCAAGGGATGAGCAAAAGCCCTTTGTAGTAACATCAGGGAAGGTGACTACCAAAGTACTTGGAACATCTTTCAATATTTCGGCCTACGGGGATTCCGGAAAAACAGCCGTAAGTGTAGCAAGCGGAAAAGTACAGGTGGCTACTTCAGCGTCAAATTTTGTTGACTTAGCCCCGGGCCAGCAGGTGCTGGTTGATCAAAATTCCACCAAGCTTGAAGTCAATGAGGTATCACTGGACAATGTTCTCTCATGGAAAGAGCAGCTGATTCTGTTGGAGAATCTCTCTATTCAGGAAGCGATAAATGTACTTGGAAGATGGTACGATGTCACGTTTGTTTTCAAAGATGAGGCACTCAAAAACTGTAGGGTTAGCGGAGAATTTTATTTTGATTCATTGGAGAACATCATGGAAAATCTTCATTTCATCACACAAATCAACTATACAAAGACTTCAGACAACCGGGTAATACTATCAGGACCACCTTGTAACCAATAA
- a CDS encoding TonB-dependent receptor yields the protein MQFLIADTLYANDTGEVYVSIHVRNKSLKDILAILKGQTGFVFSYSNDVLEEPTRISLDLDHVPLTTALGKISEKAHVEFKQVNKNISVVKSTVVHKTSAKVYVDKTISGTIRDENGEPLVGAAVLLKGTTIGAITNLDGEFTLSVPDNAATLIVSYIGYETVEQSIGNQVKFDVQLASTMSALNEVVVIGYGSQIKSDITGAVAKIDSKNLVQYNSGSFEKQLAGKLSGVQINDSNGQPGEGAQIVIRGIGTLTAGVNPLIVVDGFPMTEGSTLNALNPNDIADISILKDAASASIYGSRAANGVILVTTKRGTFSDKTTVTLDVYRGVQQATSGVELVDGYQFAQFLSEARDWGYVSKDPSNRSDSDLNSVRVTKKIDGKNIDGRELILDDMIPYLNGNPGLTNTNWMDEAFRTASMSNYVLSMAGGNEKTKYYSSLGYFDQEGVVIGTDLKRYSASVSLESKVTDRINVGLNVKPSYSNQNFSDQGSRSSGALGLIPLSFPQYSPYTEDGSINISDQLINETRKIEGVGINGTPVENLVATANEVNNNLQQFRGFGNIFLEASIIQGLKYKLSVGGDYDASILNYYYPAYVGSYRTPAPRSDADASETRSTKVNYLIENTLNYSREINDHKFNLLAGYTFQKENRNYTKTTGTGFPDDNIQNIAGASAYSVSSTIDVWALESYFGRLQYDFKGKYLLSAALRLDGSSRFGSENRWGKFPSLSAGWIMSNEGFFPKNEFLTFTKLSASWGKTGNNQIGNYSSQALVTNSNYVFGNSIAPGYISTSAPNPFLGWEIASSLNLGVDFGFFSDRMSVSAAYYKTNTKDLLLNVPVPQQTGYNTVLANIGEMENQGFEMQVGANDFKIGEVRIGFNANLTTYKNEVVALGPGQERIATGTDQAFITQVGRPIAEIYGYNISGVYKTQEEIDSTPHLDGTLTGDLIVEDVNNDGVITVDDKVSKGTYAPKMTYGFGSELSLKGVSFAFNFMGVAGRTLLDGDMTSLTEAGEGFAVPTTYYFENRYHPENNPEGFLGQPNFGNFSNARKLTRSSAVVTKNNGDYFRLRDVRIAYDFSQEALSSLKLSQLQIYASGNNLFTKTDFRGWNPDGTSNDILTSGYNTGGNYPIARSFILGLKISY from the coding sequence ATGCAATTTTTGATTGCGGATACCCTTTACGCAAATGATACCGGCGAGGTTTACGTGTCAATACACGTGAGAAACAAGTCACTGAAAGACATTTTAGCTATTTTGAAGGGACAAACAGGGTTTGTTTTCTCCTATTCAAATGATGTGCTCGAAGAACCAACCCGCATTAGTTTAGACTTGGACCATGTTCCTCTTACTACAGCTTTGGGCAAAATTTCTGAAAAAGCACACGTCGAGTTTAAGCAGGTCAATAAAAATATTTCGGTTGTCAAGTCAACAGTCGTCCATAAGACCTCAGCCAAAGTTTATGTCGATAAAACCATTTCAGGTACAATACGCGATGAAAACGGAGAGCCTCTTGTTGGGGCAGCAGTGCTTCTGAAAGGCACTACAATAGGAGCGATTACAAATCTGGACGGTGAATTTACACTTAGTGTTCCGGACAATGCCGCTACTTTGATTGTTTCATATATTGGTTATGAGACAGTAGAGCAGTCTATTGGCAATCAAGTAAAGTTTGATGTTCAACTAGCCTCGACCATGTCTGCCCTAAACGAAGTGGTGGTAATTGGATACGGTTCTCAGATCAAATCGGATATTACGGGGGCGGTTGCCAAAATCGATTCAAAAAATCTGGTGCAATACAACTCAGGAAGTTTTGAAAAACAGCTGGCAGGAAAGCTTTCAGGTGTACAGATCAACGATTCCAACGGACAACCCGGTGAGGGAGCCCAAATTGTAATTAGGGGAATTGGTACACTGACTGCCGGGGTAAACCCCCTCATCGTTGTTGATGGCTTCCCTATGACCGAAGGAAGCACGTTGAATGCGTTGAATCCAAATGATATTGCGGATATAAGTATTCTTAAAGATGCGGCATCTGCATCTATTTATGGCTCAAGAGCTGCCAATGGAGTTATCTTGGTGACTACAAAGAGGGGAACATTCAGCGATAAGACTACAGTGACCTTAGATGTCTACAGGGGTGTTCAGCAAGCTACTTCAGGTGTTGAGTTGGTTGATGGTTACCAATTTGCCCAATTTCTATCTGAGGCCAGAGACTGGGGATATGTGTCAAAAGATCCTTCAAACAGAAGTGATAGTGATCTGAATTCGGTACGTGTCACCAAGAAGATTGACGGTAAGAATATCGATGGGAGAGAGCTGATTTTGGATGATATGATTCCTTATCTGAATGGAAATCCTGGGCTTACAAATACCAATTGGATGGATGAGGCATTTAGGACTGCATCTATGTCAAACTATGTTCTTTCTATGGCGGGTGGAAACGAGAAAACTAAATACTACTCCTCATTGGGGTACTTTGATCAGGAAGGAGTAGTTATCGGTACGGATCTGAAAAGATATTCTGCATCTGTAAGTTTGGAGAGTAAAGTAACTGACCGGATCAACGTTGGCTTGAATGTAAAGCCGTCTTACTCAAATCAAAATTTTTCTGATCAGGGAAGCAGAAGTTCAGGAGCATTGGGATTAATTCCATTGAGTTTTCCGCAATACAGCCCTTACACAGAAGATGGGTCAATAAATATCAGTGATCAATTAATCAATGAAACCAGAAAAATTGAAGGAGTAGGAATTAATGGAACGCCTGTGGAAAATCTTGTTGCTACTGCTAACGAGGTCAACAACAATCTACAACAATTCAGAGGGTTTGGAAATATCTTTTTGGAGGCCTCAATTATTCAGGGATTGAAGTATAAGCTCTCCGTAGGCGGTGATTATGATGCTTCTATACTTAATTATTATTATCCGGCTTATGTTGGTTCTTATCGTACTCCTGCACCAAGGTCTGATGCCGATGCCAGCGAAACCCGCTCCACCAAAGTCAATTACCTGATAGAAAATACCTTGAATTATAGTAGGGAGATCAATGACCATAAATTCAATCTTTTGGCCGGTTACACTTTTCAGAAAGAAAACAGAAACTATACAAAAACTACTGGGACTGGCTTTCCTGACGATAATATTCAGAACATAGCAGGAGCTAGTGCCTATTCCGTATCCTCTACCATTGATGTTTGGGCGTTGGAATCTTATTTTGGAAGATTACAGTATGATTTTAAAGGAAAATATTTGCTCTCAGCAGCATTAAGATTGGATGGATCCTCGCGTTTTGGATCTGAAAACCGTTGGGGAAAATTCCCTTCTTTATCCGCAGGTTGGATTATGAGCAATGAGGGCTTTTTTCCTAAAAATGAATTTTTGACTTTTACCAAGCTATCAGCAAGCTGGGGTAAAACAGGAAATAATCAAATTGGTAATTATTCTTCTCAAGCATTGGTCACTAATTCCAATTATGTATTCGGCAATTCTATTGCGCCTGGATATATCAGTACTTCAGCTCCGAATCCTTTTTTGGGATGGGAAATAGCCTCCTCACTTAACTTGGGCGTTGACTTCGGATTCTTCAGTGACAGAATGAGTGTAAGCGCCGCTTATTATAAAACCAATACAAAGGATTTATTATTGAATGTTCCCGTTCCTCAGCAAACCGGATATAATACGGTTTTGGCAAATATCGGTGAGATGGAAAATCAGGGCTTTGAGATGCAGGTAGGTGCAAATGACTTTAAAATAGGTGAGGTGAGAATTGGTTTCAACGCTAACCTTACTACTTACAAAAATGAGGTGGTAGCACTTGGACCGGGGCAGGAGAGAATTGCTACCGGTACAGATCAGGCTTTTATTACACAAGTAGGTCGTCCAATAGCAGAAATATATGGATACAACATCTCAGGGGTTTACAAGACGCAGGAAGAAATTGATAGTACACCTCATTTGGACGGTACATTGACAGGTGATCTAATCGTAGAGGATGTAAATAACGACGGAGTTATCACCGTGGATGATAAGGTGTCCAAAGGCACCTATGCCCCAAAAATGACTTATGGGTTTGGTTCAGAGTTGTCCCTTAAAGGAGTGTCTTTTGCATTCAACTTTATGGGAGTTGCCGGAAGAACTCTGCTGGATGGGGATATGACTTCATTGACTGAAGCAGGGGAGGGTTTTGCGGTTCCAACCACCTATTATTTTGAAAATAGATACCACCCTGAAAACAATCCTGAGGGCTTCTTGGGGCAACCGAACTTCGGAAACTTCTCCAATGCAAGAAAACTTACCCGAAGCTCAGCGGTAGTGACTAAAAATAACGGGGATTACTTTCGTCTAAGAGATGTACGGATTGCCTATGATTTTTCACAGGAAGCTTTGAGTTCCCTCAAATTATCCCAGCTACAAATTTATGCATCGGGTAATAATCTTTTTACCAAAACTGACTTTAGAGGGTGGAACCCGGATGGTACTTCCAATGATATTTTGACTTCCGGTTACAATACCGGTGGAAATTATCCAATTGCCAGATCCTTTATTCTAGGATTAAAAATTTCTTATTAA